One part of the Vitis riparia cultivar Riparia Gloire de Montpellier isolate 1030 chromosome 6, EGFV_Vit.rip_1.0, whole genome shotgun sequence genome encodes these proteins:
- the LOC117916349 gene encoding CLAVATA3/ESR (CLE)-related protein 22, which yields MISAFSRKKHLGLMRKMRKECCCVFLLMLLLLSQASSSSADHGSAAAAAAAAPRFGSFRGGSAASELTHVESATFTGNKKDGDAVFGDEKRKIYTGPNPLHNR from the coding sequence ATGATCAGTGCATTTAGCCGCAAGAAGCATCTGGGTCTGAtgaggaaaatgagaaaagagTGTTGCTGCGTCTTCCTCCTGATGCTGTTGCTACTGTCACAAGCTTCATCCTCTTCTGCAGATCATGGGtctgcagcagcagcagcagcagcagcaccCAGATTTGGAAGTTTCAGAGGTGGGTCTGCTGCCTCTGAGCTCACTCATGTTGAATCTGCTACTTTTACTGGCAATAAAAAAGATGGTGATGCAGTTTTTGGTGATGAAAAGAGGAAAATTTACACAGGTCCCAATCCTTTACACAACAGATAA
- the LOC117916351 gene encoding pectinesterase 2-like, with protein sequence MAFIALVLLSLLTPLVSVYSFDDVKSWCSQTPNPQPCDYFLSQKTDHSLIKQKSDFLNLSMQLALERAIIAHGNTLSLGSKCRNEREKAAWNDCLELYEHTILKLNKTLDPNTRCTQVDAQTWLSTALTNLQTCQDGFIELGVSDYLLPSMSNNVSKLISNTLSINKVPYAEPSYKGGYPTWVKPGDRKLLQSSSLASQANIVVSKDGSGDYTTIGAAITAASKRSGSGRYVIYVKAGTYSENVQIGSGLKNIMLLGDGIGKTIVTGSKSVGGGSTTFKSATVAVVGDGFIARGMTFRNTAGASNHQAVALRSGSDLSVYYQCSFEGYQDTLYTYSERQFYRECDIYGTVDFIFGNAAVVFQNCNIYARNPPNKINTVTAQGRTDPNQNTGISIHDCKVTAASDLKPVQGSVKTYLGRPWKEYSRTVFLKTYLDSLINSAGWLEWSGDFALNTLYYGEYMNTGPGSSTSGRVKWAGYHVITSSTEAAKFTAGNFISGNSWLPSTNVPFTSGL encoded by the exons ATGGCTTTTATAGCTCTTGTACTCCTGTCCCTCCTTACTCCTCTCGTCTCTGTATACTCCTTCGATGATGTAAAATCATGGTGCAGCCAGACACCCAACCCTCAACCTTGTGACTACTTTTTGAGCCAAAAGACTGATCACTCCCTCATCAAACAAAAGTCCGATTTTCTCAACTTATCAATGCAACTTGCTTTAGAACGTGCCATAATTGCTCATGGTAACACCCTTTCCCTGGGCTCCAAGTGTAGGAATGAGCGAGAAAAGGCTGCGTGGAATGATTGTCTTGAGCTCTACGAGCACACCATTCTTAAGCTCAATAAAACTCTTGATCCCAACACTAGGTGCACCCAAGTTGACGCTCAAACATGGCTCAGCACTGCTCTTACCAACCTCCAAACATGCCAAGACGGGTTCATCGAGCTTGGTGTGTCAGACTACCTTTTGCCCTCAATGTCCAACAATGTTTCCAAGTTGATTAGTAACACTCTATCCATCAACAAAGTTCCATATGCCGAGCCTAGTTACAAAGGGGGTTACCCAACTTGGGTGAAACCTGGTGACCGAAAGCTTTTGCAGTCTTCTTCTCTGGCTTCGCAGGCGAATATTGTGGTGTCAAAAGATGGCTCAGGGGATTACACGACAATCGGAGCAGCAATCACTGCAGCATCCAAGCGATCAGGAAGTGGAAGGTATGTGATATATGTGAAGGCAGGGACATATAGTGAGAATGTTCAAATTGGAAGCGGTTTGAAGAATATAATGTTGCTGGGTGATGGAATTGGAAAGACCATAGTCACCGGAAGTAAGAGTGTGGGGGGAGGCTCTACTACATTCAAGTCAGCTACAGTTG CTGTGGTTGGAGATGGCTTCATAGCTCGTGGCATGACATTCCGTAACACCGCTGGAGCATCCAACCACCAGGCAGTGGCTCTACGATCCGGGTCTGACCTCTCAGTGTATTACCAATGTAGCTTTGAAGGGTACCAAGATACTCTCTACACTTACTCTGAGCGACAGTTCTATAGAGAATGCGATATATATGGGACTGTGGATTTCATATTTGGGAATGCTGCAGTTGTGTTTCAAAATTGCAACATTTATGCTCGTAACCCTCCCAACAAGATCAACACAGTAACTGCCCAAGGCAGGACTGACCCTAACCAAAACACTGGAATTTCCATACACGACTGTAAGGTTACCGCTGCTTCCGATCTAAAGCCAGTCCAGGGCTCGGTCAAGACATACCTTGGAAGGCCATGGAAGGAATATTCTCGGACCGTCTTCCTAAAGACCTACCTTGATAGCCTAATAAACTCGGCAGGTTGGTTGGAATGGAGCGGTGACTTTGCCCTAAACACACTGTATTATGGAGAGTACATGAATACAGGCCCCGGGTCATCCACATCTGGTAGGGTAAAATGGGCTGGCTATCATGTGATTACTAGCTCAACTGAAGCAGCAAAGTTCACGGCTGGTAACTTCATCTCCGGCAATTCCTGGTTACCATCTACCAACGTTCCTTTCACTTCTGGCCTTTGA